A section of the Bradyrhizobium oligotrophicum S58 genome encodes:
- a CDS encoding 1-aminocyclopropane-1-carboxylate deaminase, with translation MLRLDKFKKYPLTFGTTPIEHLPRLTAALGGKVQIYAKRDDCNSGLAMGGNKLRKLEYIVPDAIESNADTLVSIGGVQSNHTRMVAATAAKIGMKCVVVQESWVPHEDAVYDRVGNILMTRLMGADSRIVEDGFDIGIRKSWENAIQSVKDAGGKPYGIPAGASVHKFGGLGYVGFAEEVRAQEAEMGIKFDYIIVCVVTGSTQAGMIVGFAADGRADRVIGIDASGTPEQTRTQVRQIVDNTAELVELGRKVRDDEIVIINDYAYPAYGVPSAETNEAIRLAARTEAMITDPVYEGKSMQGMIDLVKKGYFPEGSKVLYAHLGGAPAINGYSYTYRNG, from the coding sequence GTGCTTCGGCTCGACAAATTCAAAAAGTATCCGCTGACCTTCGGCACCACCCCGATCGAGCATCTGCCGCGGCTCACCGCAGCCCTCGGTGGCAAGGTGCAGATCTACGCCAAGCGCGACGACTGCAATTCCGGCCTCGCGATGGGCGGCAACAAGCTGCGCAAGCTCGAATACATCGTCCCCGACGCGATCGAGTCCAATGCCGACACGCTGGTCTCGATCGGTGGCGTGCAGTCCAACCACACCCGCATGGTGGCGGCGACCGCCGCCAAGATCGGCATGAAGTGCGTGGTCGTGCAGGAAAGCTGGGTGCCGCACGAGGACGCCGTCTATGACCGCGTCGGCAACATCCTGATGACGCGCCTGATGGGCGCCGACAGCCGCATCGTCGAGGACGGCTTCGACATCGGCATCCGCAAGAGCTGGGAGAATGCGATCCAGTCGGTCAAGGATGCCGGCGGCAAGCCCTACGGCATTCCGGCCGGCGCCTCCGTGCACAAGTTCGGCGGTCTCGGCTATGTCGGCTTCGCCGAGGAGGTGAGGGCGCAGGAAGCCGAGATGGGCATCAAGTTCGACTACATCATCGTCTGCGTCGTCACCGGCTCGACCCAGGCCGGCATGATCGTCGGCTTCGCCGCCGACGGCCGCGCCGACCGCGTCATCGGCATCGACGCCTCCGGCACGCCGGAGCAGACCCGCACCCAGGTTCGGCAGATCGTCGACAACACCGCAGAGCTCGTCGAGCTCGGCCGCAAGGTGCGCGACGACGAGATCGTCATCATCAACGACTACGCCTATCCGGCCTACGGCGTGCCGAGCGCCGAGACCAACGAGGCCATTCGCCTCGCCGCCCGCACCGAGGCGATGATCACCGACCCGGTCTATGAAGGCAAGTCGATGCAGGGCATGATCGACCTGGTCAAGAAGGGCTACTTCCCGGAAGGCTCGAAGGTGCTCTACGCCCATCTCGGCGGTGCGCCCGCGATCAACGGCTACAGCTACACGTATCGCAACGGGTGA
- a CDS encoding VOC family protein → MPNLENLKKQAKQYLRWHRDGYHPVAAEIRAALPRFRHLDDHQVLGASFKLGDAQELVARQLGFEGWQALKAGALAMNTQIKQATTPAILSGIEAQLYVADVKASCDFFTSKLGFAVDFVYGDPPFYGMVKRDRARLCMRLVCEPIFVGDIRQREHLLSASITVGTAAEIKQLFLEFQAAGVSFHQGLKKEPWGAKNFVVLDPDGNLVLFAGPAD, encoded by the coding sequence ATGCCGAACCTCGAAAACCTCAAGAAGCAGGCCAAGCAATATCTGCGTTGGCATCGTGACGGGTATCATCCGGTCGCTGCCGAGATTAGAGCTGCGCTGCCTCGTTTTCGGCACCTTGATGATCATCAGGTGCTGGGGGCATCATTTAAGCTCGGCGACGCGCAGGAGCTTGTCGCACGCCAATTGGGTTTCGAAGGGTGGCAGGCGCTCAAGGCAGGAGCCCTAGCCATGAACACTCAAATCAAGCAGGCAACAACGCCGGCCATCCTAAGTGGCATAGAAGCCCAACTCTACGTCGCCGACGTCAAGGCGTCGTGCGACTTCTTTACATCCAAGCTCGGGTTTGCGGTCGACTTTGTTTATGGGGACCCGCCGTTTTACGGCATGGTCAAGCGCGATCGTGCCCGGCTTTGCATGCGACTAGTTTGCGAACCGATCTTCGTCGGGGATATTCGCCAGCGCGAACACCTTCTGTCGGCCTCGATCACTGTCGGCACCGCAGCGGAGATTAAGCAACTCTTCTTGGAGTTCCAAGCGGCTGGCGTGAGCTTCCATCAGGGATTGAAGAAGGAGCCTTGGGGCGCCAAGAACTTCGTCGTCCTTGATCCCGACGGCAATCTCGTTTTATTCGCGGGACCTGCCGACTGA
- a CDS encoding Ada metal-binding domain-containing protein, with protein sequence MRDPAALYQAFCRRDPALDGIIFVAVKTTGVYCRPVCRVRTPLARNVHFYRSVAAAEGAGYRPCLRCRPETAPFCPAWKGTQSTVDRALTLIEAGALDVIARSSEILNSSVVWATPLSSIDQTARPYAAVEQRCGEAAMQGRRGPQKSITTRQYARLVSDWIGSVGLDPRLYGTHSLRRTKATLIYRRTGNLRAVQLLLGHTKIESTVRYLGIEVDALAMAEQVDV encoded by the coding sequence ATGCGCGATCCTGCTGCCCTCTACCAAGCCTTCTGCCGTCGAGACCCGGCGCTCGACGGCATCATCTTCGTCGCCGTCAAGACGACCGGCGTCTACTGCCGGCCGGTCTGTCGGGTGCGCACGCCGCTGGCGCGGAACGTCCACTTCTACCGAAGCGTTGCAGCGGCCGAAGGGGCCGGCTATCGCCCTTGCCTGCGTTGCCGTCCCGAAACCGCGCCGTTCTGTCCGGCCTGGAAGGGAACACAGAGCACGGTGGATCGCGCGCTGACATTGATCGAAGCCGGTGCACTCGACGTGATCGCGCGCAGCAGTGAGATCTTGAACTCGAGCGTGGTCTGGGCAACGCCCTTGTCGAGCATCGACCAGACCGCAAGGCCCTATGCAGCTGTCGAGCAGCGTTGCGGAGAGGCCGCCATGCAAGGCCGCCGTGGTCCCCAAAAAAGCATTACTACCCGCCAATATGCGCGCCTGGTATCCGATTGGATCGGCAGCGTCGGGCTGGATCCGAGGCTATATGGGACGCACTCTCTGCGACGCACCAAAGCCACCCTGATCTATCGGCGCACGGGAAATCTCAGAGCGGTCCAGCTTCTGCTCGGGCACACCAAGATCGAAAGCACCGTCAGATATCTGGGCATCGAAGTGGACGCCTTGGCAATGGCGGAACAAGTCGACGTCTGA
- a CDS encoding transporter substrate-binding domain-containing protein, whose amino-acid sequence MGFFDRPLSVLTGLALVCSLAVPAAAEPASRLDEIVQRGSLRVGMTGDYKPFTYLDKATAKFSGFDVDMAESLGKAMGVKVEFVPTSWPQLMKDFEADKFDVAMGGVSITLDRQKKGFFSTPIMREGKTPIARCTDTAKYQTLSDIDKPGTRVVVNPGGTNERFARANIKAADIRVHTDNVTIFDEIAKGDADLMMTDASETRYQQKLHPGVLCAVHPEKPFDFSEKAYWLQRDVALKAFVDQWLHISTENGSYQAIYKNWFD is encoded by the coding sequence ATGGGGTTCTTCGATCGTCCGCTGTCCGTCCTGACCGGGCTCGCTCTCGTCTGCAGCCTTGCTGTGCCCGCAGCCGCCGAGCCGGCCTCGCGCCTCGACGAGATCGTGCAGCGCGGCAGCCTTCGGGTCGGCATGACCGGCGACTACAAGCCCTTCACCTATCTCGACAAGGCCACCGCCAAGTTTTCCGGCTTCGACGTCGACATGGCCGAGTCGCTCGGCAAGGCGATGGGCGTCAAGGTCGAGTTCGTGCCGACCAGCTGGCCGCAGCTGATGAAGGATTTCGAGGCCGACAAATTCGACGTCGCCATGGGCGGCGTGTCGATCACGCTCGACCGCCAGAAGAAGGGCTTCTTCTCGACGCCGATCATGCGCGAGGGCAAGACTCCGATCGCCCGCTGCACCGACACTGCGAAGTACCAGACGCTGTCCGACATCGACAAACCAGGCACCCGCGTCGTCGTCAATCCCGGCGGCACCAACGAGCGCTTCGCCCGCGCCAACATCAAGGCCGCCGACATCCGCGTCCACACCGACAACGTCACCATCTTCGACGAGATTGCCAAGGGCGATGCCGACCTGATGATGACCGACGCCTCCGAGACGCGCTATCAGCAGAAGCTGCATCCCGGTGTCTTGTGCGCCGTGCACCCGGAGAAGCCGTTCGACTTCTCGGAGAAAGCCTACTGGCTGCAGCGCGACGTGGCGCTGAAGGCGTTCGTCGATCAGTGGCTGCACATCTCGACCGAGAACGGCAGCTACCAGGCGATCTACAAGAATTGGTTTGATTGA
- a CDS encoding DUF1993 domain-containing protein translates to MVEASVDVFVPYLGNLSALLDKAAAFAGDRQIDPASLLQARLAPDMFNLIRQVCEANRHAAIACALLAGRTPPVVAESDTDIAGLKARIAATIDVVQSMPREVIEASGDREVVFTFRSGATRAFHGRSMLLTFSLPQFFFHVTTAYDILRHAGVPLAKPDYLRLPR, encoded by the coding sequence ATGGTCGAGGCCTCGGTCGACGTTTTCGTGCCGTATCTCGGCAACCTCTCGGCACTGCTCGATAAGGCGGCGGCGTTTGCCGGAGATCGCCAGATCGACCCGGCCAGCCTGCTGCAGGCGCGGCTCGCGCCGGACATGTTCAACCTGATCCGGCAGGTCTGCGAGGCCAACCGCCACGCCGCCATCGCCTGCGCGCTGCTGGCAGGGCGCACGCCGCCTGTAGTTGCGGAAAGCGACACGGATATCGCGGGATTGAAGGCGAGGATCGCTGCGACCATCGACGTCGTGCAGAGCATGCCGCGCGAGGTGATCGAGGCGAGTGGCGACCGCGAGGTCGTTTTCACCTTCCGCAGCGGCGCGACGCGCGCGTTCCATGGCCGCTCAATGCTGCTGACGTTCAGCCTGCCGCAGTTCTTTTTCCATGTGACGACAGCCTATGACATCCTGCGTCACGCAGGCGTGCCGCTGGCGAAGCCTGACTATCTCAGGCTACCGCGATAG
- a CDS encoding hydroxyacid dehydrogenase → MSTRTASNKNKILVTESFSAKGRALLAARDDVEMIEFPNMISAADFSALLTSHAPVHGVALGATRFGEPELVAAGDMKVVTRIGVGFDAVDVPALSRHKVPLMVAGTANSPSVAEQALFMMLTLAKRANEMHAMVRDGTWSSRLGVLPFDLYGKTVLIIGFGRIGTRTAKRCLAMEMQVLVYDPYKPAADITAAGCEPVANLDAALPRADFVSIHCPKTPETIGLFNAARLRLMKPSSYLINTARGGLIDEAALHDALVSGRLAGAGLDVFEQEPPPVGHALHALPNVIMAPHVAGVTREAVDRMSEQTARNILSVLDGDPIRQNVINQDVL, encoded by the coding sequence ATGAGCACTCGGACGGCAAGCAACAAGAACAAGATCCTCGTCACTGAATCCTTCTCGGCCAAGGGACGCGCGCTGCTCGCGGCGCGCGACGACGTCGAGATGATCGAATTCCCGAACATGATCTCGGCGGCCGATTTCTCCGCGCTGCTGACCTCTCATGCACCCGTGCACGGCGTGGCCCTCGGCGCCACCCGCTTCGGCGAGCCGGAGCTCGTCGCCGCCGGCGACATGAAGGTCGTGACCCGGATCGGCGTCGGCTTCGATGCGGTCGACGTGCCGGCGCTGAGCCGCCACAAGGTGCCGCTGATGGTCGCGGGAACCGCGAACTCGCCGTCGGTCGCCGAGCAGGCCCTGTTCATGATGCTGACGCTGGCCAAGCGCGCCAACGAGATGCATGCGATGGTCAGGGACGGCACCTGGAGCTCGCGGCTCGGCGTGCTGCCGTTCGACCTCTACGGCAAGACCGTGCTGATCATCGGCTTCGGCCGCATCGGAACCCGCACCGCCAAGCGCTGCCTGGCCATGGAGATGCAGGTGCTGGTCTACGATCCCTACAAGCCCGCCGCCGACATCACCGCCGCCGGCTGCGAGCCGGTCGCCAACCTCGACGCCGCGCTGCCGCGCGCCGACTTCGTCAGCATCCACTGTCCCAAGACGCCGGAGACCATCGGCCTGTTCAATGCCGCACGCCTCAGGCTGATGAAGCCTTCATCCTATCTGATCAACACCGCACGCGGCGGCCTGATCGACGAGGCCGCGCTGCACGATGCGCTGGTGTCCGGCCGGCTGGCCGGCGCCGGCCTCGACGTGTTCGAGCAGGAGCCGCCCCCGGTCGGCCACGCGCTGCATGCGCTGCCGAACGTGATCATGGCCCCGCATGTCGCCGGCGTCACCCGCGAGGCGGTCGACCGCATGAGCGAGCAGACCGCGCGCAACATTCTCAGCGTGCTCGACGGCGATCCGATCCGGCAGAACGTGATCAATCAGGACGTGCTGTAG
- a CDS encoding ABC transporter ATP-binding protein produces MAEVSLRKIVKRYDDVEAVRGIDLDIADHEFVVLVGPSGCGKSTTLRMIAGLEDISDGDITIGGDVVNDVPPKDRDIAMVFQNYALYPHMTVAENMSFGLRLKHYPKAEIKSRVAEAARMLDIADLVDRKPKQLSGGQRQRVAMGRAIVRNPKVFLFDEPLSNLDAKLRVQMRIEIKKVHQKVRTTTVYVTHDQVEAMTLADRVVVMNKGRIEQIGTPNELYHNPATRFVAGFIGSPAMNFVPCRLEEAEGRLHIRLTDRIAFPLPPARAARYQSVSRNEPLLLGIRPEHITETRPHAEPGIEPFEALLDVTEPMGMETLVYFALNETPVCGRVSPNAGARDGSPLRMAMDLNNMHLLNEATGLVI; encoded by the coding sequence ATGGCTGAAGTGAGCTTGCGGAAGATCGTGAAGCGCTACGACGACGTCGAGGCCGTCAGGGGCATCGACTTGGACATCGCCGATCATGAGTTTGTCGTGCTGGTCGGCCCGTCCGGCTGCGGCAAGTCGACGACCCTGCGGATGATCGCAGGCCTGGAGGACATCTCGGACGGTGACATCACGATCGGCGGCGACGTCGTCAACGACGTCCCGCCCAAGGATCGCGACATCGCGATGGTGTTCCAGAACTACGCGCTCTACCCACACATGACCGTGGCGGAGAACATGTCGTTCGGGCTGCGCCTCAAGCATTATCCGAAGGCCGAGATCAAGAGCCGCGTGGCGGAGGCCGCGCGCATGCTCGACATCGCCGACCTCGTCGATCGCAAGCCGAAGCAGCTCTCCGGCGGCCAGCGCCAGCGCGTCGCGATGGGCCGCGCGATCGTGCGCAATCCAAAAGTGTTCCTGTTCGACGAACCGCTGTCCAACCTCGACGCCAAGCTGCGCGTGCAGATGCGCATCGAGATCAAGAAGGTGCACCAGAAGGTCCGCACCACCACGGTCTACGTCACCCACGACCAGGTCGAAGCCATGACCCTGGCCGATCGGGTCGTGGTCATGAACAAGGGCCGCATCGAGCAGATCGGCACGCCGAACGAGCTGTATCACAATCCGGCGACGCGGTTCGTCGCCGGCTTCATCGGCTCGCCCGCGATGAACTTCGTGCCGTGCCGGCTCGAAGAGGCCGAAGGCCGGCTTCACATTCGCCTCACGGACCGCATCGCCTTTCCGCTGCCGCCGGCGCGCGCCGCGCGCTATCAATCCGTGTCGCGGAATGAGCCGCTGCTGCTCGGCATCAGGCCGGAGCACATCACCGAAACCAGGCCACATGCGGAGCCTGGAATCGAGCCGTTCGAGGCGTTGCTCGACGTCACCGAGCCGATGGGCATGGAGACGCTGGTCTACTTCGCCCTGAACGAGACGCCGGTCTGCGGGCGGGTCAGCCCCAATGCCGGCGCGCGGGATGGCAGCCCCCTGCGCATGGCAATGGACCTCAACAACATGCACCTGCTAAACGAAGCGACCGGGCTCGTGATCTGA
- a CDS encoding carbohydrate ABC transporter permease, translating to MSTLTVDKAGPTRNVKYGSMSRDRAWALRWSYFFLTLFAIFSLVPPFYMLITSLKGSAEISAATNPWWVFHPTLENYVGLLKSNQFLRFFFNSAMVSIIVVIITMLISIPAAFALSRMKFWGSATLATGVFLTYLIPDSLLFIPLFKMFALIGDVTGIQLINRWYVLLFIYPTLTVPFCTWIMIGYFASIPKELDEAAIIDGASWLQTLTRIFIPVALPGLIAATIFAFTVSWAQFLYPLVFTTSADQLVLPVGIVTTLIKGDVFNWGQIMTGALLGAAPPLIIYAFLMDYYIAGLTAGATKG from the coding sequence ATGAGCACCCTCACCGTCGACAAGGCCGGCCCGACCCGCAATGTGAAATACGGCTCGATGAGCCGCGACCGCGCCTGGGCGCTGCGCTGGTCGTATTTCTTCCTGACCTTGTTCGCGATCTTCTCGCTGGTGCCGCCGTTCTACATGCTGATCACTTCGCTGAAGGGCAGCGCGGAGATATCGGCCGCGACCAACCCGTGGTGGGTATTCCATCCGACCCTGGAGAACTATGTCGGACTGTTGAAATCGAACCAGTTCCTGCGCTTCTTCTTCAACTCGGCCATGGTCTCGATCATCGTCGTGATCATCACCATGCTGATCAGCATCCCCGCGGCGTTTGCGCTGTCGCGCATGAAGTTCTGGGGCTCGGCGACGCTCGCGACCGGCGTGTTCCTGACCTACCTCATTCCGGACAGTCTGCTGTTCATCCCGCTGTTCAAGATGTTCGCGCTGATCGGCGACGTCACCGGCATCCAGCTCATCAATCGCTGGTACGTGCTGCTGTTCATCTATCCGACCCTCACGGTGCCGTTCTGCACCTGGATCATGATCGGCTATTTCGCCTCGATCCCGAAGGAGCTCGACGAGGCGGCCATCATCGACGGCGCCTCGTGGCTGCAGACCTTGACGCGGATCTTCATTCCGGTCGCCCTGCCCGGCCTGATCGCGGCGACCATCTTCGCCTTCACGGTCTCCTGGGCGCAGTTCCTGTATCCGCTGGTGTTCACGACCTCGGCCGACCAATTGGTGCTGCCGGTCGGCATCGTCACCACCCTGATCAAGGGCGACGTCTTCAATTGGGGGCAGATCATGACCGGCGCGCTGCTCGGCGCGGCGCCGCCGCTGATCATCTACGCATTCCTGATGGACTACTACATTGCCGGGCTCACGGCCGGCGCGACCAAGGGCTGA
- a CDS encoding carbohydrate ABC transporter permease, translating into MVDAAFGENAVPRPRAAARRQGLRKALRRKSTTAFLMTLPLILLILFLVVYPGIYSVHLATLNKSMQRFVGFGNFEFLFKRDTFWLVVKQSCIFAITAVVFKALIGFIVAHFVHNIPAKGQRKWRGMLLVPWVIPPAMSTLAWLWLFDPSYSAFNYTLASFGIGPIPWTGDAAWARFSVILVNVWYGAPFFMIMYLASLKSVPEQLYEAAAIDGANWWQRIWYVTLPMMRNIIAITTLFSLIVTFANFDIVRILTAGGPLDKTHIFATWAFRVGIEGSDIPLGASVSLFMVPILAVAAIFILRDVNKRGNES; encoded by the coding sequence ATGGTTGATGCCGCATTCGGTGAAAACGCCGTCCCACGCCCGCGGGCTGCGGCCCGCCGCCAGGGTCTTCGCAAAGCCCTGAGGCGCAAGTCGACGACGGCCTTCCTGATGACGCTGCCGTTGATTCTTCTGATCCTGTTCCTGGTCGTCTATCCCGGCATCTATTCGGTGCATCTGGCGACCCTGAACAAGTCGATGCAGCGCTTCGTCGGCTTCGGCAATTTCGAGTTCCTGTTCAAGCGCGACACGTTCTGGCTGGTCGTCAAGCAGTCCTGCATCTTTGCGATCACGGCCGTCGTCTTCAAGGCGCTGATCGGCTTCATCGTCGCGCATTTCGTCCACAACATCCCGGCCAAGGGCCAGCGCAAATGGCGCGGCATGCTGCTGGTGCCCTGGGTGATCCCGCCGGCGATGAGCACCCTGGCCTGGCTGTGGCTGTTCGACCCGTCCTACAGCGCCTTCAACTACACGCTCGCCTCCTTCGGCATCGGCCCGATCCCGTGGACGGGCGACGCCGCCTGGGCGCGGTTCTCGGTGATCCTGGTCAACGTCTGGTACGGCGCGCCGTTCTTCATGATCATGTATCTGGCGTCGCTGAAATCGGTGCCCGAGCAGCTCTACGAGGCGGCCGCCATCGACGGCGCCAATTGGTGGCAGCGGATCTGGTACGTGACGCTGCCGATGATGCGCAACATCATCGCGATCACGACGCTGTTCTCGCTGATCGTGACGTTCGCGAACTTCGACATCGTCCGCATCCTCACCGCCGGCGGCCCGCTCGACAAGACGCACATCTTCGCGACCTGGGCGTTCCGCGTCGGCATCGAGGGCAGCGACATTCCGCTCGGCGCCAGCGTCTCGTTGTTCATGGTGCCGATCCTGGCGGTCGCCGCGATCTTCATCCTGCGCGACGTCAACAAGCGGGGGAACGAATCCTGA
- a CDS encoding ABC transporter substrate-binding protein has protein sequence MSRRKLNRRQFVAATAATSAVMIAAPYVRGAHAAGKLSIGFWDHWVPDANNASTELCKEWAAKEKVDLQIDYITSQGNKNIVTIAAEAQAKSGHDIFQMPTWWCHSNSDLLEPVNDIMEPIIKENGEVNGTVKYLGVLDGKWMGVPACVGSQIKGPCSRIDLMKKHAGIDVQEMYPAGGPPKADNWTTDTFLKAAEACHKAGVPFGIGLGETTDSVDTAGAFFQAFGAQLIDAKGNLTVKTDEVRQAVDYYKRLIAFLPPDVSAWDDASNNKWLVAGKGAMIMNPPSAWAVAKRDAPQIAEQCWTHGFPAGPKGRFAPFLPYFWSVWSFSKNKEAAKSLLVHLSKPSSIEKMVVASGGYDLPAFEKLTTLKVWQEQGPPKGTLFHYPNPYNHQTLSIAASPAPPKVAQQIYFQATMTKMCLRHAQGEAMEKTLAWAEGECEGFLRS, from the coding sequence ATGTCACGGAGGAAGCTGAACCGCCGACAATTCGTTGCTGCGACCGCTGCCACTTCGGCGGTCATGATTGCCGCACCCTATGTGCGCGGCGCCCATGCCGCCGGCAAGCTCTCGATCGGGTTCTGGGACCATTGGGTTCCCGACGCCAACAATGCCTCGACCGAGCTGTGCAAGGAATGGGCGGCCAAGGAGAAGGTCGACCTCCAGATCGACTACATCACCAGCCAGGGCAACAAGAACATCGTGACCATCGCCGCGGAAGCGCAGGCGAAGTCCGGACATGACATCTTCCAGATGCCGACCTGGTGGTGTCACTCCAACTCCGACCTGCTCGAGCCGGTCAACGACATCATGGAGCCGATCATCAAGGAGAACGGCGAGGTCAACGGCACCGTCAAGTATCTCGGCGTGCTCGATGGCAAATGGATGGGCGTTCCGGCCTGCGTCGGCAGTCAGATCAAGGGCCCCTGCTCGCGCATCGATCTGATGAAGAAGCACGCCGGCATCGACGTGCAGGAGATGTATCCGGCCGGCGGCCCGCCAAAGGCCGATAACTGGACCACCGACACCTTCCTCAAGGCAGCGGAAGCCTGCCACAAGGCCGGCGTCCCCTTCGGCATCGGGCTTGGCGAGACCACCGACAGCGTCGACACGGCTGGCGCCTTCTTCCAGGCCTTCGGCGCGCAGCTCATCGACGCCAAGGGCAACCTCACCGTCAAGACCGACGAGGTCCGCCAGGCCGTCGACTACTACAAGCGCCTGATCGCCTTCCTGCCGCCGGATGTCAGCGCATGGGACGACGCCTCGAACAACAAATGGCTGGTCGCCGGCAAGGGCGCCATGATCATGAATCCGCCCAGCGCCTGGGCGGTGGCCAAGCGCGACGCGCCGCAGATCGCCGAGCAATGCTGGACCCACGGCTTCCCGGCCGGACCGAAGGGCCGCTTTGCACCGTTCCTGCCCTACTTCTGGAGCGTCTGGTCGTTCTCGAAGAACAAGGAGGCGGCGAAGAGCCTGCTGGTGCACCTGTCCAAGCCGTCATCGATCGAGAAGATGGTGGTGGCGAGCGGCGGCTACGATTTGCCGGCATTCGAGAAGCTGACCACGCTCAAGGTCTGGCAGGAGCAGGGCCCGCCCAAGGGCACCCTCTTCCACTACCCCAATCCCTACAACCACCAGACACTGTCGATCGCGGCATCGCCGGCGCCGCCGAAGGTCGCGCAGCAGATCTACTTCCAGGCGACCATGACCAAGATGTGCCTGCGTCACGCGCAAGGCGAGGCGATGGAAAAGACCCTCGCCTGGGCAGAGGGCGAGTGCGAAGGCTTCCTGCGCAGCTGA
- a CDS encoding Spy/CpxP family protein refolding chaperone, with translation MTTPPSAVRCRRVRCIATGALLVLGALAGQPRQVDAQGLFKGVEQGAREGNRAAGPVGGVLGGAIGGVVGVVTGVTGTFTGNAGQPSAQPAAPAADTKKAQSSKSAKTKLAKAAPMLTQPGVPQLTAEQIVSTSDANVERLKNGLNLTEEQAKIWGPFANAMHALGHNGADRLNLRIARAKRDPPDDIIEQMRNEAQFLVDRAADQRAVSDAAEPLYTSLDDKQKQIFIDEMVRLSRERGLD, from the coding sequence ATGACGACGCCCCCTTCAGCCGTGCGATGCCGACGTGTCCGGTGCATCGCAACAGGAGCATTGCTGGTCTTGGGCGCCCTCGCGGGCCAGCCGCGTCAGGTTGACGCGCAGGGCCTGTTCAAGGGCGTCGAGCAGGGCGCGCGCGAAGGCAACAGGGCTGCCGGCCCGGTCGGCGGCGTGCTCGGAGGTGCGATCGGCGGCGTCGTCGGGGTCGTCACCGGCGTGACGGGGACGTTCACCGGCAATGCCGGCCAGCCGAGCGCGCAACCCGCGGCGCCGGCAGCCGACACCAAGAAGGCGCAGTCGTCGAAATCGGCGAAGACCAAGCTCGCGAAAGCCGCGCCGATGCTGACGCAGCCGGGCGTGCCGCAACTGACGGCAGAGCAGATCGTCAGCACGAGCGACGCCAATGTCGAGCGCCTGAAGAACGGACTGAACCTGACGGAGGAACAGGCGAAGATCTGGGGACCTTTCGCCAATGCCATGCACGCGCTTGGCCACAACGGCGCAGATCGCCTCAATCTGCGCATCGCGCGGGCGAAGCGCGATCCGCCCGATGACATCATCGAGCAGATGCGCAACGAGGCGCAGTTCCTGGTGGATCGCGCCGCCGACCAGCGCGCGGTCTCCGACGCCGCCGAGCCGCTCTACACCAGCCTGGACGACAAGCAGAAGCAGATCTTCATCGACGAGATGGTCCGCCTCAGCCGCGAACGCGGGCTGGACTAG